The Streptomyces phaeolivaceus genome has a window encoding:
- a CDS encoding MBL fold metallo-hydrolase produces the protein MTHVTDHGGGVRSIEVPIPDNPLGHTLVYVVDTDRGPVLVDTGWDDPASWDRLAAGLTACGTSVAEVHGVVITHHHPDHHGLSGAVREASGAWIAMHAADTAIVRRTRGTGPDRWFTYMTAKLTAAGAPEEHLAPLRAPRRPRALPGFTPALPDRDIVPGELLDLPGRRIRAIWTPGHTPGHVCLHLEEAHPSRLPGHGRLFSGDHLLPEISPHIGLYEDPDDDTVTDPLGDYLDSLERVGRLGPAEVLPAHQYALTDSAARVRELLAHHEARLTGLLTLLATPLTPWQLAERMEWNRPWPQIPFASRNIAVSEAEAHLRRLVKLGRAEAVTGSDPVVYVAV, from the coding sequence GGCCACACCCTCGTGTACGTCGTCGACACCGACCGGGGGCCGGTCCTCGTCGACACCGGCTGGGACGACCCGGCGTCGTGGGACAGGCTCGCCGCGGGGCTCACGGCGTGCGGTACGTCGGTCGCGGAGGTCCACGGGGTCGTGATCACCCACCATCACCCCGACCACCACGGTCTGTCGGGGGCGGTGCGGGAGGCGTCCGGGGCGTGGATCGCGATGCACGCGGCGGACACGGCGATCGTACGGCGGACCCGGGGGACCGGTCCGGACCGGTGGTTCACGTACATGACGGCCAAGCTCACGGCCGCGGGCGCCCCGGAGGAGCATCTCGCGCCGCTCCGCGCACCCCGCAGGCCGCGTGCCCTGCCCGGGTTCACGCCCGCGCTCCCCGACCGCGACATCGTCCCCGGTGAACTCCTCGACCTCCCCGGCCGCCGCATCCGGGCGATCTGGACGCCGGGCCACACGCCGGGGCACGTCTGCCTCCATTTGGAGGAGGCGCACCCTTCCCGACTGCCCGGCCACGGACGGCTGTTCTCCGGCGACCACCTCCTGCCCGAGATCAGCCCGCACATCGGCCTCTACGAGGACCCGGACGACGACACGGTCACCGATCCTCTGGGCGACTACCTCGACTCCCTGGAACGCGTCGGGCGCCTCGGCCCGGCCGAGGTGCTCCCCGCCCACCAGTACGCGCTCACCGACTCCGCCGCGCGCGTACGGGAGTTGCTGGCGCACCACGAGGCCCGCCTCACCGGTCTGCTCACCCTCCTCGCCACGCCCCTCACCCCCTGGCAGCTCGCCGAACGCATGGAGTGGAACCGCCCCTGGCCCCAGATCCCCTTCGCCTCCCGCAACATCGCGGTCTCCGAGGCGGAGGCGCACCTACGACGCCTGGTGAAACTGGGGCGGGCGGAGGCGGTGACGGGGAGCGATCCGGTGGTGTATGTGGCGGTGTGA
- a CDS encoding CbiQ family ECF transporter T component yields the protein MHPLAWWLWALGLATAASRTTNPLLLGLLVAVAGFVVATHRTDAPWARSYAAFVKLGLVVLVVRLGFAVVLGSPVPGTHTLFTLPEVPLPDWSQGIRLGGRVTAEGFLFALYDGLRLATLLICVGAANALANPARLLKSLPGALYEAGVAVVVAMTFAPHLVADVQRLRAARRLRGRPDRGVRGLLHVGLPVLEGALERSVALAAAMDSRGYGRTAQVPAPVRRTTAALTLGGLLGVCAGTYGVLTAEGGTYGLPVLLTGLAAALTGLRLGGRRSPRTRYRPDVWGVRAWLVAGSGVAVAALLIVCAAYDAAALHPGVVPLTSPSLPLGPAAAILLGLLPAFVVPTPPRSAPLESAPPRSAAPRSAAPTKERA from the coding sequence GTGCACCCCCTCGCGTGGTGGCTCTGGGCGTTGGGGCTGGCGACCGCCGCGTCGCGGACCACCAACCCGCTGCTGCTCGGGCTGCTCGTCGCGGTCGCCGGGTTCGTCGTGGCGACGCATCGGACGGACGCGCCCTGGGCCCGTTCGTACGCCGCGTTCGTGAAGCTGGGGTTGGTGGTGCTGGTCGTACGGCTGGGGTTCGCGGTCGTGCTGGGGTCGCCCGTCCCGGGGACGCACACGCTGTTCACGCTGCCCGAAGTGCCGCTCCCCGACTGGTCGCAGGGGATCCGGCTCGGCGGCCGGGTCACGGCGGAGGGTTTCCTGTTCGCGCTGTACGACGGGCTGCGGCTGGCCACCCTGCTGATCTGTGTCGGCGCCGCGAACGCCCTCGCCAACCCGGCACGGCTGCTCAAGTCCCTCCCCGGCGCCCTCTACGAGGCGGGCGTGGCCGTCGTCGTGGCGATGACGTTCGCCCCGCACCTGGTGGCGGACGTCCAGCGGTTGCGGGCCGCGCGACGGCTGCGCGGGCGCCCGGACCGGGGCGTTCGGGGGCTGCTGCATGTCGGACTGCCGGTGCTGGAGGGCGCGTTGGAGCGGTCGGTCGCCCTCGCCGCCGCGATGGACTCGCGCGGCTACGGCCGTACGGCACAGGTCCCCGCCCCGGTCCGCCGTACGACCGCCGCGCTCACCCTCGGCGGGCTGCTCGGCGTCTGCGCGGGAACGTACGGTGTACTGACCGCCGAGGGCGGCACCTACGGCCTCCCCGTGCTGCTCACCGGGCTGGCCGCCGCGCTCACGGGGCTGCGGCTGGGCGGCCGGCGCTCGCCGCGCACCCGCTACCGGCCGGATGTGTGGGGGGTGCGCGCGTGGCTGGTGGCCGGGTCCGGTGTCGCCGTCGCCGCGCTGCTGATCGTCTGCGCCGCGTACGACGCCGCCGCCCTGCACCCCGGTGTCGTCCCCCTCACCTCTCCGAGCCTCCCCCTCGGGCCGGCCGCCGCGATCCTGCTGGGCCTCCTCCCCGCGTTCGTCGTGCCCACCCCACCGAGATCCGCACCGCTGGAATCCGCCCCACCGAGATCCGCCGCACCGAGATCCGCCGCACCGACGAAGGAACGCGCATGA
- a CDS encoding prenyltransferase/squalene oxidase repeat-containing protein translates to MNVRRSAAVVAVLAVTAGLGTGLGSGTGIGTGSGSGTGTGFAPVAVAVTAADAASASPDTAAAPSASPSQAIPTGLYGSNDPTYDGVWRQSLALLALDTVGEKPGAGAVEWLVGQQCGSGAFAAYRADATAECDAKTAVDTNSTAAAVQALAAVGGRNAEAGRAVSWLKENQNKDGGWGYTAGGPSDANSTSVVIGALTAVDEAPERQKKDGNSPYDALRALAIPCAERDGEDAEAGENSGDGGGGGGFAYQPDKKGGLVADADATAAAVLGSLGEGFVAEAGTGEGAAGKCVAGDSPEELAHNGARYLAGDLAADGYLKSALAGAEDQPDHGNTADAVVALAAAGDEEATAKPLAWLAKNHGVWAAEAGPAAYAQLVFAAHASGGDPRDFGGTDLVARLKETGPARDVDDYSSVPHDDTAAGETRYDGGLGAGAWWAIGLGGVVVAAVVGFVAVRAGRKRREA, encoded by the coding sequence ATGAACGTCCGCCGCAGCGCCGCGGTAGTCGCCGTACTGGCCGTAACAGCCGGTCTCGGCACGGGACTCGGTAGCGGTACCGGTATCGGTACCGGTAGCGGTAGCGGTACCGGCACCGGTTTCGCGCCGGTCGCCGTCGCCGTCACCGCCGCCGACGCGGCCTCCGCGTCCCCGGACACCGCCGCCGCTCCCTCCGCCTCGCCGTCGCAGGCGATCCCCACCGGTCTGTACGGCTCCAACGACCCCACGTACGACGGCGTCTGGCGGCAGTCGCTCGCGCTGCTCGCGCTGGACACCGTCGGGGAGAAGCCGGGTGCGGGGGCGGTGGAGTGGCTCGTCGGGCAGCAGTGCGGCAGTGGGGCGTTCGCGGCGTACCGGGCGGACGCCACCGCCGAGTGCGACGCGAAGACGGCCGTCGACACCAACAGCACGGCCGCCGCGGTGCAGGCGCTCGCCGCGGTTGGCGGCCGGAACGCCGAGGCCGGGCGGGCGGTGAGCTGGCTGAAGGAGAACCAGAACAAGGACGGCGGCTGGGGCTACACCGCCGGCGGACCCAGCGACGCGAACTCGACCTCCGTCGTCATCGGCGCCCTGACCGCCGTGGACGAAGCCCCCGAGCGGCAGAAGAAGGACGGCAACTCCCCCTACGACGCCCTCCGCGCCCTCGCCATCCCCTGCGCCGAAAGGGATGGCGAGGACGCGGAGGCCGGAGAGAACAGCGGGGATGGCGGGGGCGGCGGGGGCTTCGCCTATCAGCCCGACAAGAAGGGTGGGCTCGTGGCCGACGCCGATGCGACGGCCGCCGCCGTGCTCGGCAGCCTGGGTGAGGGGTTCGTGGCCGAGGCGGGGACCGGGGAAGGTGCCGCCGGGAAGTGCGTCGCGGGTGACTCTCCTGAGGAGCTGGCCCACAACGGGGCCCGTTACCTGGCCGGTGACCTCGCCGCCGACGGCTATCTGAAGTCCGCCCTCGCGGGTGCGGAGGACCAGCCGGACCACGGCAACACCGCCGACGCGGTCGTCGCGCTCGCCGCCGCCGGGGACGAGGAGGCGACCGCGAAGCCGCTCGCCTGGCTGGCGAAGAACCACGGCGTCTGGGCGGCCGAGGCCGGGCCCGCCGCGTACGCCCAGCTCGTCTTCGCCGCGCACGCCTCCGGCGGCGATCCGCGCGACTTCGGCGGCACCGACCTCGTGGCACGGTTGAAGGAGACCGGTCCGGCGCGTGATGTGGACGACTACTCCTCCGTACCCCACGACGACACGGCCGCCGGGGAGACGCGCTACGACGGTGGACTCGGGGCGGGCGCGTGGTGGGCGATCGGGCTCGGGGGCGTCGTCGTGGCGGCTGTCGTCGGGTTCGTGGCGGTCAGGGCCGGCAGGAAGCGGCGGGAGGCGTGA
- a CDS encoding SCO2322 family protein produces MLSGVLVVLGPGGLGQGQAQAQAAAYRYWSFWERDGSAWAYATQGPSTARPSDGEVQGFRFAVSRDSGDAVRPRGAADFATICGGTGARGGEKRVALVIDFGTAADAPAGETPPAARTACARVADDATTAEALAAVAGPLRYDTSAMLCAIAGYPRAGCGEAVGTDADATATATAGADADADADADAASSSAADSSGGEGAGPAVGLFAGVGVVAVLGAAAVWQARRRRG; encoded by the coding sequence CTGCTGAGCGGTGTCCTGGTCGTGCTGGGGCCGGGGGGCCTGGGGCAGGGGCAGGCGCAGGCGCAAGCCGCCGCGTACCGCTACTGGTCGTTCTGGGAGCGGGACGGTTCGGCCTGGGCGTACGCCACGCAGGGGCCGTCGACCGCGCGGCCGTCCGACGGGGAGGTGCAGGGCTTCCGGTTCGCGGTCAGCCGGGACTCCGGGGACGCGGTCCGGCCGCGTGGGGCCGCCGACTTCGCCACGATCTGCGGGGGCACGGGCGCGCGGGGCGGGGAGAAGCGGGTCGCGCTGGTCATCGACTTCGGTACGGCGGCGGACGCGCCGGCGGGCGAGACGCCTCCGGCGGCGCGTACGGCGTGTGCGCGGGTGGCGGACGACGCGACCACTGCCGAGGCGTTGGCCGCTGTCGCGGGGCCGCTGCGGTACGACACGAGTGCGATGCTCTGCGCGATCGCGGGGTATCCGAGGGCGGGGTGCGGGGAGGCGGTCGGGACCGACGCCGACGCCACCGCCACCGCCACCGCCGGCGCTGATGCTGATGCTGATGCTGATGCTGATGCCGCGAGTTCATCGGCCGCGGACTCCTCCGGCGGGGAGGGGGCAGGGCCGGCCGTCGGGCTGTTCGCGGGTGTGGGGGTGGTGGCCGTGCTGGGGGCCGCGGCGGTGTGGCAGGCGCGGCGGCGCCGGGGGTAG
- a CDS encoding phosphotransferase: protein MRTGRLLGSGRTADVYELHDDEPESGAARPGPLPEGPEADTPHLPADRDASDTPPRDPAGGARAWVLRRYRDDWGDAVAEAEVMEYVRSHGYPVPRVRSATRAEMVLERLSGPTMLEAFASGLLGPDRAGAALAHLLRTLHALPPRGHASDRRVLHLDLHPENVIVTPYGPQVIDWSNAEEGPPGLDWGISAMILAQVAVDTADFRAAMAHATLVSLLAHQSDGPSALTEEGLVEARRRRAAQPTMSAREVELMGAAEELIRTLKGPGRAAT, encoded by the coding sequence ATGCGCACGGGAAGACTCCTCGGCTCGGGCCGCACGGCCGACGTGTACGAACTCCACGACGACGAACCCGAGTCCGGAGCGGCCCGCCCCGGCCCACTCCCCGAAGGCCCCGAAGCCGACACCCCCCACCTCCCCGCCGACCGTGACGCATCCGACACACCCCCACGGGACCCGGCGGGCGGCGCCCGAGCCTGGGTGCTGCGGCGCTATCGGGACGACTGGGGGGACGCGGTCGCCGAGGCCGAGGTCATGGAGTACGTGCGGAGCCACGGCTATCCCGTACCGCGTGTGCGCTCGGCGACGCGTGCGGAGATGGTGCTGGAGCGGCTGTCCGGGCCGACGATGCTGGAGGCCTTCGCCTCGGGCCTGCTCGGACCGGACCGGGCCGGCGCCGCCCTGGCCCACCTGCTGCGCACACTGCACGCCCTCCCGCCCCGCGGCCACGCGTCCGACCGCCGAGTCCTCCACCTCGACCTGCACCCCGAGAACGTCATCGTCACGCCCTACGGCCCCCAGGTCATCGACTGGAGCAACGCCGAGGAGGGGCCACCCGGCCTGGACTGGGGCATCTCCGCGATGATCCTCGCCCAAGTCGCCGTCGACACCGCCGACTTCCGCGCTGCCATGGCCCACGCCACCCTCGTCTCCCTCCTCGCTCATCAATCCGACGGCCCCTCCGCGCTCACGGAAGAGGGCCTGGTCGAGGCACGACGACGCCGGGCGGCGCAGCCGACGATGAGTGCACGGGAGGTCGAACTGATGGGAGCCGCAGAGGAGTTGATACGCACCCTCAAGGGCCCGGGGAGGGCGGCGACTTGA